One genomic window of Devosia salina includes the following:
- a CDS encoding IS3 family transposase (programmed frameshift): protein MSTTMSKSSDEPFRRVEVITSVQRRRRWSVAEKVRLVEEAMQPGMSVSYVARRAGISPSQLFAWKRRMLEGGHAAVQADEDVVGASQVRDLEKRVRDLERMLGKKTMEAEILREALDLARPKKTDLALAVVEQSRGRYPMSVIARTLGVSRSNLIERASKPSKPRGPYRKADDVALLAELRPIIDQRPTYGYRRVTALLNRQRRKEGKLTVNTKRVLRVMQQNGLTLQKHTALRPTRTHDGVVVALRSNIRWCSDHLEIHARNDEVVRIVFVIDACDREIIAWSAVANAGISGEMVCDLMIAAVERRFQALRVPHRLEWLSDNGSAYIARQTAQVAAALGIELLFTPVRSPQSNGMSEAFVKTLKRDYASTVILPDAETILALLPEWIDDYCEVHPHSGLKYRSPREFLRLSA, encoded by the exons ATGAGTACGACTATGTCCAAGAGTTCTGACGAGCCGTTTCGACGGGTCGAAGTCATCACCTCCGTGCAGCGCCGCCGGCGCTGGTCAGTGGCCGAGAAGGTTCGGTTGGTGGAGGAAGCCATGCAGCCGGGTATGAGCGTTTCCTACGTGGCACGCCGCGCCGGCATTTCTCCCTCCCAGCTCTTCGCCTGGAAGCGCCGCATGCTTGAGGGCGGTCACGCAGCCGTTCAGGCCGATGAAGATGTTGTTGGCGCCTCCCAGGTGCGCGATCTGGAAAAGCGCGTGCGTGACCTCGAGCGCATGCTCGGCAAGAAGACCATGGAAGCCGAGATCTTGAGGGAGGCCCTGGATCTCGCCCGCC CCAAAAAAACGGACCTCGCCCTTGCTGTCGTGGAGCAATCCCGAGGACGATACCCAATGAGCGTTATTGCCCGCACTCTGGGCGTCTCCAGGTCCAACCTCATCGAGCGCGCCAGCAAGCCATCCAAGCCGCGCGGACCTTATCGGAAGGCCGATGATGTGGCTCTTCTTGCCGAACTGCGCCCGATCATCGACCAGCGACCCACCTATGGCTATCGCCGCGTGACGGCATTGCTCAACAGGCAGCGGCGCAAGGAGGGCAAGCTCACCGTCAACACCAAGCGTGTCCTCAGGGTCATGCAGCAGAACGGGCTTACCCTTCAAAAGCATACCGCTCTGCGGCCCACGCGGACCCACGACGGCGTCGTCGTTGCCCTGCGATCCAACATCCGCTGGTGCTCCGATCATCTGGAGATCCATGCCCGCAATGACGAGGTGGTGCGCATCGTCTTCGTCATCGACGCCTGTGACCGGGAGATTATCGCCTGGTCGGCGGTCGCCAATGCTGGCATCTCCGGCGAGATGGTCTGTGATCTGATGATCGCTGCCGTCGAACGCCGCTTCCAGGCCCTCAGGGTCCCGCACCGGCTCGAATGGCTCTCGGACAATGGCAGCGCCTATATCGCCAGGCAGACCGCGCAAGTGGCCGCCGCTCTGGGCATCGAGCTGCTCTTCACCCCGGTTCGAAGCCCGCAGAGCAACGGCATGTCAGAAGCCTTCGTCAAAACTCTGAAAAGGGACTACGCCTCAACCGTCATCCTTCCAGACGCCGAGACCATCCTGGCCTTGCTGCCCGAATGGATCGACGATTACTGTGAGGTCCACCCGCACTCCGGGCTCAAGTATCGCTCACCACGCGAGTTCCTGCGCCTCAGTGCCTAA
- a CDS encoding SDR family NAD(P)-dependent oxidoreductase: MSIVIITGGSRGIGASIAVQCARRGMGVILTYNSNRQAAEEVVNTIEAADGKAVAIELDVCDSAGFPAFRDAVGAALATTWSVEAFDFLVNNAGYGLYNPIATVTEDEFDGLFRVHLKGPFFLTQTLLPLIADGGHIVNVSSATSRVATAGVAPYASFKAGLEVLTRYMAKEFGGRRIRANSIAPGPIRTELGGGLTQEFEALLAGQTALDRIGEPDDVGAMVASLLSDANRWVNSQNIEVSGGYNI; the protein is encoded by the coding sequence GTGAGTATCGTCATCATAACAGGCGGGAGCCGCGGCATCGGCGCCAGCATCGCAGTCCAATGCGCAAGGCGCGGTATGGGCGTCATCCTCACCTACAACAGCAATAGGCAGGCTGCAGAAGAGGTCGTCAACACGATCGAGGCTGCCGACGGCAAGGCCGTGGCTATTGAGCTGGACGTCTGCGACAGCGCAGGTTTTCCCGCCTTTCGCGATGCGGTGGGCGCGGCCCTCGCCACGACATGGTCCGTAGAAGCTTTCGACTTTCTCGTCAATAATGCGGGATATGGCCTCTACAACCCGATTGCGACCGTGACGGAAGACGAATTCGACGGGCTGTTCCGCGTGCATCTCAAGGGGCCGTTCTTTCTCACTCAGACGCTGCTGCCGCTGATCGCCGATGGGGGGCACATCGTGAACGTGTCGAGCGCGACTAGTCGAGTGGCTACTGCGGGCGTCGCGCCCTATGCATCGTTCAAGGCCGGGCTCGAAGTGCTCACCCGCTATATGGCCAAGGAGTTCGGCGGGCGCCGCATACGTGCCAATTCGATTGCACCGGGCCCGATACGCACAGAACTGGGGGGCGGTCTCACGCAAGAGTTCGAGGCCCTACTCGCCGGACAGACGGCGCTCGACCGCATTGGGGAACCGGATGATGTCGGCGCGATGGTTGCCAGCCTGCTGTCTGACGCCAATCGCTGGGTCAACTCCCAGAATATCGAAGTTTCCGGCGGCTACAACATCTGA
- a CDS encoding AraC family transcriptional regulator, which translates to MNMQLRELRQLASRAENRRTETGIPRVAMVQGEIPEHQLAAVYDPMVNLILAGSKTMTVGDRTLRYDPATYFVMSVDLPAVGSVHPSDDGEPYLAISLNLEPAIVADLLADLPKPVGGELYTPGFSVAPVGSELLDAWLRMLRLMDRPNEIAALAPSYEREILFRVLQGPLSWMLRDIATPNTALSRIGIAIQWIRQNFARPLRVEALAEMSALSVSAFHRHFKAVTALSPLQYQKQVRLLHARSRLIAGEGSATSIAFEIGYNSPTQFSREYARQFGLPPSKDAARLRA; encoded by the coding sequence ATGAACATGCAGCTTCGAGAATTACGGCAATTGGCGTCACGGGCCGAAAACCGCCGCACGGAAACCGGCATACCGCGCGTCGCGATGGTGCAGGGAGAGATCCCTGAACACCAACTGGCCGCTGTCTATGATCCCATGGTCAATCTGATCCTGGCGGGGTCGAAGACGATGACGGTTGGCGACCGCACGCTTCGCTACGATCCTGCGACGTATTTCGTGATGTCGGTCGATCTGCCGGCGGTCGGCTCCGTGCATCCGTCAGATGATGGAGAACCCTACCTCGCCATCAGCCTGAATCTCGAGCCGGCGATCGTTGCAGACCTTTTGGCGGACCTTCCCAAACCTGTCGGCGGCGAGCTCTACACCCCCGGCTTTTCGGTGGCACCTGTAGGGTCCGAGTTGCTCGATGCCTGGCTGCGCATGCTGCGGTTGATGGACCGTCCAAACGAGATCGCCGCCTTGGCGCCTTCCTATGAGCGCGAAATCCTCTTTCGCGTTCTGCAGGGCCCATTGAGTTGGATGCTGCGGGACATAGCGACGCCCAACACCGCACTTTCCCGGATCGGTATCGCCATCCAGTGGATCAGACAGAACTTCGCAAGACCGCTGCGTGTGGAAGCACTGGCGGAAATGTCAGCACTCAGTGTTTCCGCATTCCATCGTCACTTCAAGGCGGTAACAGCGCTTAGCCCGCTGCAATACCAGAAGCAGGTGCGGTTGCTACACGCGCGATCTCGATTGATCGCCGGCGAAGGCAGCGCCACCTCCATTGCGTTCGAGATCGGCTACAATAGCCCGACGCAATTCAGCCGCGAATACGCCCGGCAATTCGGGCTGCCGCCATCGAAGGATGCTGCCAGACTGCGCGCGTAA
- a CDS encoding zinc-dependent alcohol dehydrogenase family protein, with product MTKSVMQAALLEAANAPFRITEIARPTPGPGEVLVRIKASGVNPLDTKIRAGAAPHARQPLPAVLGIDLAGTVEALGEGVSDFVPGDDVYGMAGGVGGHQGTLAQYAAVDARLLARLPKGFTMREAAALPLVFTTAWEGLVDRARVSDGQKVLIHGGAGGVGHVAVQIAKAFGADVCATGNADQFETIRRLGAVPIDYRNTIVDEYVREHTGANGFDIVFDTVGGANLDKSFEAIGRFGHVVSALGWGTHALAPLSFKAGTYSGVFTLLPVQTGEGREHHGEIMREATRLAESGLLQPMIDQRLFDLDSVGEAHDLVASGRAHGKVVVEVA from the coding sequence ATGACAAAGTCAGTTATGCAGGCTGCCCTTCTCGAGGCCGCTAATGCGCCTTTCAGGATTACAGAGATCGCCAGGCCGACGCCCGGTCCTGGCGAGGTGCTCGTCCGGATCAAGGCCAGCGGCGTCAACCCGCTCGACACCAAGATCCGCGCCGGGGCGGCGCCGCATGCCCGCCAGCCCTTGCCCGCCGTTCTCGGGATCGATCTGGCCGGCACCGTCGAAGCGCTGGGAGAGGGCGTTTCGGATTTTGTCCCGGGGGATGACGTCTATGGCATGGCCGGTGGCGTTGGCGGGCACCAGGGTACGCTGGCGCAATATGCGGCGGTCGATGCCCGGCTGCTGGCTAGACTGCCCAAAGGCTTCACCATGAGAGAAGCCGCTGCGCTGCCGCTCGTCTTCACGACGGCTTGGGAAGGACTGGTCGACAGGGCCCGTGTATCGGACGGGCAGAAGGTCCTTATCCATGGCGGTGCCGGCGGTGTTGGCCATGTCGCCGTCCAGATCGCAAAGGCCTTTGGGGCCGATGTCTGTGCAACAGGCAATGCGGATCAGTTCGAAACCATCCGCCGCCTCGGGGCGGTACCGATCGACTACCGCAACACGATTGTCGACGAGTACGTGCGTGAGCACACGGGAGCCAATGGCTTCGACATCGTCTTCGATACAGTCGGCGGCGCCAATCTCGACAAGTCCTTCGAAGCAATCGGCCGGTTCGGACATGTGGTAAGTGCACTCGGCTGGGGTACGCATGCGCTGGCGCCTCTGTCGTTCAAGGCCGGCACCTATTCAGGAGTGTTCACGCTTCTGCCGGTGCAGACCGGCGAAGGCCGCGAACATCATGGCGAAATCATGCGCGAGGCGACCCGGCTGGCCGAAAGCGGCCTGCTGCAACCGATGATCGATCAGAGGCTGTTCGACCTCGATTCTGTGGGAGAAGCCCATGACCTCGTTGCCAGCGGGAGGGCGCATGGAAAGGTGGTGGTCGAGGTGGCATGA
- a CDS encoding nuclear transport factor 2 family protein has protein sequence MTDTRLRQTADALIAATNAYDADAALTLFAADAVIDDPSAGHRFDGHAGIRNYVEQYFVGFHTVTRLLSIETIGEGRARIRVDFTGDFGHEIGLLDISVNADGLITRIEADLE, from the coding sequence ATGACCGATACCAGGCTGCGCCAGACGGCAGATGCGCTGATCGCGGCGACCAATGCCTACGATGCTGATGCCGCCCTGACCCTGTTTGCTGCCGACGCGGTGATCGACGACCCATCGGCCGGTCACCGTTTTGATGGCCATGCCGGCATTCGCAACTATGTCGAGCAATATTTTGTCGGCTTTCACACGGTGACCCGGCTTCTCTCGATCGAGACAATCGGCGAGGGTCGCGCGCGCATCCGTGTGGATTTCACCGGAGACTTCGGTCATGAGATCGGGCTCCTCGATATCTCGGTCAATGCCGACGGACTGATCACGCGCATCGAAGCCGATCTCGAGTAG
- a CDS encoding LysR family transcriptional regulator, with protein MDWDDVRVFLSIARNGTLGAAARDIGQTQPTLGRRLRGLEQAVGQTLFQRSSNGFVLTEAGQSVLATAEQMEEQAVGFARILAGQENGLSGLLRVSSSDWFGAQVLTPVFSDFCRTHPNVTIELITDARRLDLSRRDADLVFRNVQPEEPDIVQRKLIEIDYGFYGIDRLPPPEAGDGAGCPLVTMDTGFADLPDMDWLRTVLPNAHPVYRSNNREAQAVACAAGVGFAVLPRILAERMPQLKAINLGSAPPGRTMWLAYHRDLRHLARLRALLEHTIAALV; from the coding sequence ATGGATTGGGATGATGTCCGCGTTTTTCTCTCAATTGCCCGCAACGGCACGCTCGGTGCGGCCGCGCGCGATATCGGCCAGACGCAGCCAACGCTCGGGCGGCGCCTGCGCGGTCTCGAACAGGCGGTCGGCCAGACGCTCTTTCAGCGTAGCTCGAATGGTTTCGTCCTGACCGAGGCCGGGCAGTCAGTCCTCGCGACGGCCGAGCAGATGGAAGAACAAGCCGTCGGTTTTGCCCGTATTCTTGCCGGCCAGGAAAACGGGCTAAGCGGATTGCTGCGCGTCTCGTCTTCCGATTGGTTCGGCGCACAGGTGCTGACCCCGGTCTTTTCCGACTTCTGTCGCACGCATCCGAATGTCACCATTGAATTGATCACCGACGCACGGCGGCTCGATCTCTCCCGTCGCGATGCCGATCTGGTCTTCCGCAACGTGCAGCCCGAGGAACCGGACATCGTCCAGCGCAAGCTCATCGAAATCGACTACGGCTTCTATGGCATCGACCGGTTGCCCCCACCAGAGGCCGGCGACGGTGCCGGCTGCCCGCTGGTTACGATGGACACCGGCTTTGCCGATCTGCCGGACATGGACTGGCTGCGAACTGTCCTGCCCAATGCGCATCCAGTCTATCGCAGCAACAACCGCGAGGCGCAGGCCGTGGCCTGCGCTGCTGGCGTCGGATTTGCCGTGCTGCCGCGCATTCTTGCCGAGCGCATGCCGCAATTGAAGGCAATCAATCTGGGAAGCGCGCCGCCTGGACGCACAATGTGGCTCGCCTATCATCGCGATCTGCGTCATCTGGCGCGGTTGCGCGCTCTGCTCGAACACACCATCGCCGCTCTGGTCTGA